The Pygocentrus nattereri isolate fPygNat1 chromosome 2, fPygNat1.pri, whole genome shotgun sequence genome has a window encoding:
- the LOC108437235 gene encoding uncharacterized protein LOC108437235: MGSLTVLGLQLCLLIFGVGAKFFPVWSVSDTENQEDNSIFQPPYLETGYGELHQAEAAELGLEMKYQDPQDYDITLMKHRVRRSEKKKKKKYRAGALTPLGAFQQMSLDGKKTRASSHTKREAEAAAGKLFRLRPNPHQGKMSPIGNTGEPEVARAKRQLQKRQQNRRPMGPGRHSLIGSMGPTLSSIQEQTDTANDDVH; encoded by the exons ATGGGATCGCTAACAGTGCTGGGTCTGCAGCTATGTCTGCTTATCTTTGGTGTCGGGGCAAAATTCTTCCCtgtgtggtcagtttctgacacgGAGAACCAAGAGGACAATAGCATATTCCAGCCCCCTTATTTGGAGACTGGATATGGAGAACTGCATCAGGCTGAG GCTGCAGAGCTcggactggaaatgaaatatcAGGACCCACAGGACTATGACATCACGCTGATG aaacacagagTAAGACGttcagaaaagaagaagaaaaagaagtatAGAGCAGGAGCCCTCACCCCATTAGGT GCATTTCAACAGATGTCTCTGGATGGGAAGAAAACTCGAGCC AGCTCTCACACCAAGAGGGAAGCAGAGGCAGCAGCTGGGAAATTATTCCGCCTCCGCCCAAACCCACACCAGGGAAAGATGTCTCCTATAGGGAACACTGGAGAACCTGAG GTGGCTCGGGCTAAGAGACAGCTACAAAAGAGACAGCAGAACAGGCGACCAATGGGACCAGGACGACACAGTTTAATCGGCTCAAtg GGTCCCACATTGAGCAGCATTCAGGAGcaaacagacacagcaaacg ATGATGTGCATTGA
- the ackr4a gene encoding atypical chemokine receptor 4 — MAHMDTEYYDYGEHENISYNFSYDDYQTICEKHDVRTFAKIFISVAYGLSLVVGIAGNALVVAVYTCSKRLKTLTDTFLINLAVADLLLLLTLPFWMSAAVQGWELGNVLCKLVTALYTINFTCGMLLLACISLDRYLALTPGLGERGLRKAFKKKHSVKLCLVVWTIALLLGIPDLVLSTVKEFSDRKMCIAVYTTDMAFQAKVTMEVLEILLGFLAPLIVMLYCYAHVARTLLKLPPENREKKWKPIQVLLAVVLAFILTQLPYNAVKFYRVLDVTHVLVTHCGVSKALDQATQVTESLALTHCCLNPVLYAFIGTSFRQHIMKFAKSCSKKKRSGQRREYQGVEMAFNTNSNSQEICSFSL, encoded by the coding sequence ATGGCCCACATGGACACAGAATACTATGATTATGGCGAGCATGAAAACATCAGCTACAACTTCAGCTATGATGACTACCAAACCATCTGTGAGAAGCATGATGTCCGCACATTTGCAAAGATCTTCATATCAGTCGCGTACGGGTTGTCTCTAGTAGTGGGTATAGCTGGGAATGCCCTGGTAGTGGCTGTGTATACTTGCAGCAAGCGCCTGAAGACGCTCACAGACACATTTCTGATTAACCTGGCTGTGGCTGATCTACTATTGCTCCTGACTCTGCCCTTCTGGATGTCGGCTGCTGTGCAAGGTTGGGAGCTTGGGAATGTTCTCTGCAAGCTGGTCACTGCCTTGTACACTATCAATTTCACCTGTGGCATGCTGTTGCTAGCGTGCATTAGCCTGGACCGATATTTGGCTCTAACACCAGGCCTGGGGGAAAGGGGCCTGCGGAAGGCTTTTAAGAAGAAGCACTCAGTAAAGCTTTGCTTAGTTGTATGGACAATTGCTTTGCTTTTAGGAATTCCAGACTTGGTGCTTTCCACGGTCAAGGAATTCTCTGATAGGAAGATGTGCATTGCTGTTTATACAACAGACATGGCCTTCCAAGCTAAAGTCACTATGGAAGTATTAGAGATATTGCTTGGCTTTTTGGCGCCATTGATCGTCATGTTGTATTGTTATGCCCATGTGGCTCGGACTTTGCTGAAGCTGCCTCCAGAGAACAGGGAGAAGAAGTGGAAACCCATCCAAGTCTTGCTGGCTGTGGTCCTGGCCTTCATTCTTACGCAGCTGCCGTACAACGCTGTGAAGTTCTACCGGGTGCTGGACGTGACTCATGTGCTGGTAACCCACTGTGGGGTCAGTAAAGCACTGGACCAGGCCACTCAGGTCACAGAGAGCCTAGCCCTGACCCACTGCTGCTTGAACCCAGTGCTCTATGCCTTCATTGGCACATCCTTCAGACAGCACATAATGAAGTTTGCCAAGAGCTGTAGTAAGAAGAAGAGGTCGGGACAGCGGAGAGAGTATCAAGGAGTGGAGATGGCCTTCAATACAAACTCAAACTCCCAAGAGATATGCTCCTTCTCCTTATGA